The DNA window AACATTCCCAGGGGTGAAGCAAGAGCGAATAGTGCTATAATCAGGTATGTAGGATACAATGACTTGCTCTGGCCTTCTTTTCTGTTAAATAAAAAGGCACCTAAAATAAAAGAAATAGGGATATTGTGAAAAACAATACCTAAAAGATAGGGTGATAAAACAACCTTTTCATTAGCTAAAGGAATTCCTTCTATAAAAGCATGAACAAATAACCCAACCATTAATGCTACAGGAAGTATATTGTGCTCACTATGATGATGAAAATGACCATGTTCGAAGCCTTTAGTTAAAGCTTCAAGGACCATTTGTAATAAAACTCCTAGGATAACGAAAATACCAATACTACTGCTTTTTTCGGAAGTATAAACTTGTGGAAATACCTCATTCAGACAAATGGTAATCAGAAACCCGGCACTTAAAATCAAAAGATTTTTTGCCAGTTTTTCTTTTTTACCAAAATGCTTTCCAAGGAATACCCCAGCAATTACACTTAAAATCAGTAAGAAAACTATAATCATGCTTTTTTCTTAAATAAATTGATACAACGTGGTGAAACTTCTTTATTAAAATCATTAAGCTGATAATCGCCCCATATTTTTATTCTCTCAAATCCACATTCCGAAGCATAAGAATTGATAGCATCCAACGTATGCAATTTTACTTTTTCAAAGAAATGATATGGCTTTCCATCAGCCTCAAAGCGGATGTCTTTAATGATATGTCTGCCCTCAATTTTCTTGAGAATTTTAAAATCAATGTCTCCCCGATTGATTAAAGATTCCGGAACTATTTTATTCCTTACATATTGCTCATTTAAATAATCTAAAACGAAATAACCTCCGGGTTTTAAAATAGAATATACGGATTGAAATACCTTTTTATCATCATTCTCCTGATCAAAATATCCGAAACTTGTAAATAAATTGAAAACGGCATCCATAGGATCAGCATCAATAGGGTTTCTCATGTCGTGAACGTCAAAAAGAAGGGTTTGATTTTCAAATTGTTTATCGAATTCTATACTTTGTCGGGATAGGTCAAGTCCCAAAACATCATATCCTAATTTATTAAGAAAAACAGAATGCCTTCCTTTTCCACAAGCTAAGTCAATAATTTTAGCAGAAGGTGGCAGCTGAAGACTCTCTGTGAGCTTCGTTAT is part of the Chryseobacterium paludis genome and encodes:
- a CDS encoding ZIP family metal transporter, whose protein sequence is MIVFLLILSVIAGVFLGKHFGKKEKLAKNLLILSAGFLITICLNEVFPQVYTSEKSSSIGIFVILGVLLQMVLEALTKGFEHGHFHHHSEHNILPVALMVGLFVHAFIEGIPLANEKVVLSPYLLGIVFHNIPISFILGAFLFNRKEGQSKSLYPTYLIIALFALASPLGMLLGNYFNPDLQPYFLAIVGGIFLHISSVIIFESNKNHNIDWTKIGLVIVGVSLALIMHLSHSHTH
- a CDS encoding SAM-dependent methyltransferase, whose protein sequence is MEWFESWFDTPYYHLLYSNRDYTEAENFITKLTESLQLPPSAKIIDLACGKGRHSVFLNKLGYDVLGLDLSRQSIEFDKQFENQTLLFDVHDMRNPIDADPMDAVFNLFTSFGYFDQENDDKKVFQSVYSILKPGGYFVLDYLNEQYVRNKIVPESLINRGDIDFKILKKIEGRHIIKDIRFEADGKPYHFFEKVKLHTLDAINSYASECGFERIKIWGDYQLNDFNKEVSPRCINLFKKKA